A genomic stretch from Saccharomyces paradoxus chromosome XVI, complete sequence includes:
- the TPK2 gene encoding cAMP-dependent protein kinase catalytic subunit TPK2 (cAMP-dependent protein kinase catalytic subunit~similar to YPL203W), whose protein sequence is MEYVAEQTQPVGQTVQQQNANTYGQSVLQPHHDLQQRQQQQQQRQHQQMLTSQLPQKSLVSKGKYTLHDFQIMRTLGTGSFGRVHLVRSVHNGRYYAIKVLKKQQVVKMKQVEHTNDERRMLKLVEHPFLIRMWGTFQDARNIFMVMDYIEGGELFSLLRKSQRFPNPVAKFYAAEVILALEYLHAHNIIYRDLKPENILLDRNGHIKITDFGFAKEVQTVTWTLCGTPDYIAPEVITTKPYNKSVDWWSLGVLIYEMLAGYTPFYDTTPMKTYEKILQGKVIYPPYFHPDVVDLLSKLITADLTRRIGNLQSGSRDIKAHPWFSEVVWERLLAKDIETPYEPPITSGIGDTSLFDQYPEEQLDYGIQGDDPYAEYFQDF, encoded by the coding sequence ATGGAATACGTTGCGGAACAGACTCAACCAGTTGGTCAAACAGTCCAGCAGCAAAACGCAAATACTTACGGACAAAGTGTCCTACAACCGCATCATGACTTACAGCAGcgacaacaacaacaacagcagcgTCAACATCAACAAATGCTGACATCCCAGTTGCCCCAGAAATCTCTGGTGTCCAAAGGTAAATATACACTACATGACTTCCAAATTATGAGGACGCTCGGTACTGGATCTTTCGGTAGGGTTCATTTGGTGCGCTCTGTCCACAATGGTCGCTATTATGCTATAAAAGTTTTAAAGAAGCAACAAGTTGTTAAGATGAAGCAGGTTGAACATACAAATGACGAACGACGTATGTTAAAACTTGTAGAGCATCCGTTTTTGATTAGAATGTGGGGTACGTTTCAAGATGCTAGGAATATCTTTATGGTGATGGATTATATTGAAGGTGGTGAACTTTTCTCATTACTGAGAAAGTCCCAAAGGTTCCCTAATCCTGTAGCAAAATTTTACGCTGCGGAAGTCATACTGGCATTGGAGTACTTACACGCTCATAATATTATCTACAGGGATTTGAAGCCGGAAAATATCTTGTTGGATAGAAACGGCCATATTAAAATAACTGACTTTGGGTTCGCCAAGGAGGTGCAAACAGTCACTTGGACTCTTTGTGGGACTCCTGATTATATTGCCCCGGAAGTTATTACCACAAAGCCATATAATAAATCCGTGGATTGGTGGTCTCTAGGTGTTCTAATCTACGAAATGTTAGCTGGTTACACACCCTTCTACGATACTACGCCAATGAAGACGTACGAAAAGATTTTACAAGGTAAAGTAATATATCCACCATATTTTCATCCCGACGTCGTGGATTTACTAAGCAAACTGATCACTGCAGATTTAACAAGAAGAATTGGTAATTTACAAAGCGGGTCCAGGGATATCAAAGCTCATCCGTGGTTCAGTGAAGTTGTATGGGAAAGGTTGTTAGCAAAGGACATTGAAACTCCTTATGAGCCTCCTATCACATCAGGTATCGGTGATACGTCTTTATTCGATCAGTATCCTGAAGAACAGCTAGATTATGGTATTCAAGGTGATGATCCATATGctgaatattttcaagatttcTAA
- the AFT2 gene encoding Aft2p (Iron-regulated transcriptional activator~similar to YPL202C) has translation MTAKSMKSIISVPISVSKTAKMKLTASPDNLASMMSKDQNKLIHLDPVPSFKDRHEIKPWLQKIFYPQGIDIVIERSDTSKVTFKCRSVRSNVGLNPKSKGNSSRSHACPFRIRAAYSVRLQKWNVVVMNNIHAHELRFDLITKTDDYKKFKENLRQKNDEKAIKTFDELEYKTSLNLPLVSPIISCDCGLTKEIEAFNNIFLPLSNPPLTSKKNLVKTNKNSVFKINSRHMDNSKHKPRLKKKLNPDLRTTGFLDNFRTQNSCVPMGNEESLMNLNEIDFTNMFCNDNPIQNSNTGMDFFPDLTPGPTSSFIFPSTPTEPFPPNKTALAASESTTSSPNFMETDVTNGDEIKLSKDTKSNAPTSDTDITTNLGKERNENFGILNYNYEALLHFNDEQFNELNSIDPALISKY, from the coding sequence atgacaGCTAAGTCAATGAAGAGCATAATATCTGTGCCAATATCAGTGTCTAAAACAGCAAAAATGAAGCTAACGGCATCTCCAGATAATCTAGCATCCATGATGTCCAAAGACCAAAATAAACTTATTCATTTAGACCCAGTCCCATCTTTCAAAGACAGGCATGAAATCAAACCGTGGCtacagaaaatattttatcCTCAAGGAATCGATATAGTCATCGAAAGATCAGATACTAGCAAAGTGACTTTTAAGTGCAGGTCCGTACGATCGAACGTAGGGTTGAACCCTAAATCTAAAGGTAATTCTTCAAGGTCGCATGCGTGTCCATTTAGAATTAGAGCCGCCTACTCTGTGCGGTTACAGAAGTGGAACGTGGTCGTTATGAATAACATACATGCGCATGAGCTAAGGTTTGATTTGATCACTAAAACAGACGACTATAAAAAGTTCAAGGAAAATCTTCGTCAGAAGAATGACGAAAAAGCTATCAAAACATTTGACGAATTAGAATATAAGACAAGCTTAAACTTACCACTCGTTAGCCCCATTATATCCTGTGACTGTGGCTTAACCAAGGAAATTGAAGCTTTCAATAACATTTTTCTCCCATTATCAAACCCCCCCTTGACgtctaaaaaaaatttggtcAAAACGAATAAGAACTCCgtcttcaaaataaactCTAGACATATGGACAATTCAAAACATAAGCCAaggttgaaaaagaagttgaatCCAGATCTACGTACTACCGGATTTTTGGACAATTTTAGGACACAGAATTCATGTGTACCGATGGGAAACGAAGAATCTTTAATGAACTTGAACGAAATTGATTTCACCAATATGTTTTGTAATGATAATCCTATCCAAAATTCTAATACAGGGATGGACTTTTTTCCGGACCTTACTCCAGGTCCTACTTCCTCTTTTATATTTCCTTCAACACCAACAGAGCCCTTTCCACCGAACAAAACGGCTCTAGCCGCTTCGGAATCAACAACATCCTCCCCAAATTTCATGGAAACAGATGTTACTAATGGGGACGAGATCAAACTTTCCAAAGATACCAAAAGTAACGCGCCAACTTCTGATACAGATATCACTACTAATTTAGGCAAGGAGAGAAACGAAAATTTTGGCATACTAAACTACAACTACGAAGCATTGCTTCACTTCAATGATGAGCAGTTTAATGAATTGAACTCTATTGATCCGGCTTTGATATCAAAGTATTAA
- the YIG1 gene encoding Yig1p (Protein that interacts with glycerol 3-phosphatase~similar to YPL201C), with amino-acid sequence MGIPMQIYQDGERVSFSGRGDQNVFDERAGKYCYHTVNNDYPQLPNMIKEHIYQLTLNGVGEDGEDVENSSEDDDEYDEEKEVEDNFRSNCGLEFVRINNYFSTHDLQNFESFRNFNRKYWIFYSNQAEDKKLLLYDFNGQHMIFVKQQFHGQLNLLLSTAVICMDCNFDYNSNAVQILVGFQNGKLLKLSCDLNGNVNNHLLLKDPSISSHQNERYLSILNVWAGLLPHFVVSFSLKDGLLITSLDHQQTNGSFQSFQTNLDLPRDLHTTTNVKSVLNFPQFTLYRGNDMMFHCKNFLEPDASSLNKEIRLMLKMDEDVQKIDYLLKTNHILLETNVRYLSIPTQNPVENSSATTPASNNNEVYPIFYKTQELHVHASRTGRQIANNGKYIFITEQHLYGTALSVYKYSTSLKRWLFVGYSDIRAKYGIMSVKDLFVGNCPSVNSPVVTILTDDNNIQTILLK; translated from the coding sequence ATGGGTATACCTATGCAAATATACCAGGACGGGGAGAGGGTCTCATTTTCCGGCAGGGGAGATCAGAACGTATTTGATGAACGGGCGGGCAAGTACTGCTACCACACGGTGAATAATGATTATCCGCAGCTTCCAAATATGATAAAGGAGCATATTTATCAACTTACCTTGAACGGAGTCGGAGAGGATGGCGAGGATGTAGAAAACTCATCtgaagatgacgatgaatatgacgaagaaaaagaagttgaagatAATTTTCGAAGTAACTGTGGGCTGGAATTTGTACGGATTAATAACTATTTTTCTACCCACgatttacaaaattttgaaagttttaGAAATTTTAATAGAAAGTACTGgattttttattccaaTCAAGCAGAAGACAAGAAATTACTGCTGTATGATTTTAACGGTCAGCATATGATCTTTGTTAAGCAGCAATTTCACGGGCAGTTGAACTTACTGCTATCAACTGCAGTAATATGTATGGACTGCAACTTTGATTATAATTCAAACGCCGTTCAAATTTTAGTTGGTTTCCAGAATGGAAAGTTATTAAAGCTAAGCTGCGATTTGAACGGGAACGTTAACAATCACTTGCTTTTGAAGGATCCTTCAATTTCGTCCCATCAAAATGAAAGGTATCTGTCTATTTTAAATGTCTGGGCAGGTCTATTGCCTCATTTTGTTGTTTCCTTTAGTTTGAAAGATGGACTGCTGATAACTTCTTTGGATCACCAACAAACTAACGGAAGTtttcaaagttttcaaACGAACCTTGATTTGCCTAGAGATCTACACACGACTACAAACGTCAAGTCCGTCTTAAACTTCCCTCAGTTTACTTTGTACAGGGGAAATGACATGATGTTTCACTGCAAGAACTTCCTAGAACCTGATGCTTCCTCGTTGAATAAGGAAATACGGCTCATGCTTAAAATGGACGAAGAcgttcaaaaaattgattatcttttgaaaacgAACCATATTTTACTTGAAACAAATGTAAGATACCTGTCAATTCCGACACAAAACCCCGTAGAAAATTCAAGTGCTACTACACCCGCGTCAAACAATAACGAAGtttatccaattttttacaagaCACAAGAACTTCACGTTCATGCTTCAAGAACAGGACGCCAAATAGCAAACAATGGaaagtatatttttataacCGAGCAGCATCTCTACGGAACAGCATTATCGGTATACAAATACTCTACATCTCTTAAACGGTGGTTATTTGTCGGCTATTCGGACATCAGGGCTAAGTATGGTATAATGAGTGTGAAAGATCTCTTTGTTGGTAACTGCCCCTCTGTAAATAGCCCAGTAGTGACAATCCTTACTGATGACAATAATATCCAAACAATTCTTCTTAAATAA
- the CSM4 gene encoding Csm4p (Protein required for accurate chromosome segregation during meiosis~similar to YPL200W) → MVKRSVGRKVALSLSNQLMTWKWKQQSWLLDRKLATINNDYFISQWELLFLTNEVTEWKEMIAFLESQLCCTTRNFMGGETYNRKNFQNLIDDYNELLSENNLIISVLKSRPRLSSFPIYLGDEVCSHFKLAIAELDSLIIISFISLVFLWVAIEV, encoded by the coding sequence ATGGTAAAGAGATCCGTAGGAAGGAAGGTAGCATTAAGCTTATCTAACCAGTTGATGACTTGGAAATGGAAACAGCAGTCATGGTTATTAGACAGAAAGTTAGCGACAATAAACAATGATTATTTTATTTCGCAATGGGAActcctttttttaactAATGAGGTCACGGaatggaaagaaatgattGCCTTCTTGGAAAGCCAGTTATGTTGCACAACACGGAATTTCATGGGGGGGGAGACATACAATAggaaaaactttcaaaacttgATAGACGATTATAACGAACTGTTAAGCGAAAACAACTTGATTATTTCCGTTTTGAAAAGTAGGCCGCGGCTATCCTCATTTCCAATATATTTGGGCGATGAAGTATGTTCACACTTTAAACTCGCCATTGCAGAGCTAGATTCACTGATAATAatctcttttatttctttggTATTTTTGTGGGTAGCGATAGAAGTTTGA